The Rhipicephalus sanguineus isolate Rsan-2018 chromosome 7, BIME_Rsan_1.4, whole genome shotgun sequence genome includes a window with the following:
- the LOC119398636 gene encoding uncharacterized protein LOC119398636, whose protein sequence is MATPDFGRLPEFSGSSGSWRSWYGRLQFFFEANDITDASKKRAHLLTLCGEQTYDVVCALVQPKQPNQVSYDDIFEMLKAHFDPQPSEVFCRARFQRRDQRHDETVSDYVTALKKLAADCNFGTSADAAANPTMLPLDVMLRDRFVCGLRNEQVQQRLFAEKDLTFKRAFDIALRAENAVEDQKNVKTEFKEIHEDCRSICKTENPRHSSASAQKKKQHCWRCDAQHSPDTCKFQTASCNYCKKRGHIEKACLKKRKEARTNKNNNIKYPRQGTSTVASAPVTTPKDSPDAAFYELNTLIDASSTQKVTTELRIHGKTLEFEVDSGAACTLISEATFKATWTDDPPRLQTDNILLRT, encoded by the coding sequence ATGGCGACGCCTGACTTTGGTCGGCTACCCGAATTCAGCGGCAGCTCCGGCTCCTGGAGATCCTGGTATGGGAGGCTACAGTTCTTCTTCGAGGCTAACGACATTACGGACGCTTCCAAGAAACGTGCTCATCTGCTAACGTTATGCGGGGAACAGACTTACGACGTCGTCTGCGCCCTCGTTCAACCCAAGCAGCCCAACCAAGTGAGCTACGATGACATATTCGAGATGCTCAAGGCGCACTTTGATCCACAGCCGTCTGAGGTCTTCTGCAGGGCACGCTTCCAACGTCGTGACCAACGGCATGACGAAACGGTCAGTGATTACGTAACAGCGCTCAAGAAGCTAGCAGCAGATTGCAATTTTGGAACAAGCGCAGACGCTGCGGCGAATCCAACAATGCTGCCTCTTGACGTGATGCTGCGTGATCGTTTCGTTTGCGGTCTTCGGAACGAGCAGGTCCAGCAACGGCTGTTCGCAGAAAAGGACTTGACATTCAAGAGAGCCTTTGACATTGCACTGCGAGCTGAAAACGCCGTCGAAGATCAGAAAAACGTGAAAACTGAATTCAAAGAGATTCACGAAGACTGCAGAAGTATCTGCAAGACAGAAAATCCACGTCACTCGAGTGCCTCTgcccaaaagaagaaacaacactgTTGGCGTTGTGACGCGCAGCATAGTCCGGACACTTGCAAGTTTCAGACAGCTTCCTGCAACTACTGCAAGAAACGCGGACACATTGAAAAGGCCTGCCTGAAAAAGCGTAAAGAGGCAAgaacaaacaagaacaacaacatcaAATATCCCCGACAAGGAACTTCGACAGTGGCCTCAGCACCAGTCACGACTCCAAAGGATTCACCAGACGCGGCCTTTTACGAGCTCAACACCTTAATCGACGCGTCCAGCACGCAGAAGGTCACGACTGAACTACGCATACATGGCAAGACCTTGGAGTTCGAAGTCGACTCGGGTGCAGCCTGCACACTCATCAGTGAGGCCACGTTCAAAGCCACGTGGACAGATGACCCACCACGGCTTCAAACGGACAACATTCTCCTACGCACATGA